DNA from Chrysiogenia bacterium:
CCTTGATGACCTTGCCGCCCGAGCCGATGACGTCGCGGATGCGATCGACCGGGATCTGGATGGTCGTGATGCGCGGCGCATACGGGGAGATGTCCTCGCGCGGGGCGGAAATGGCCTCGTTCATCTTGCCGAGGATGTGCATGCGGGCTTCGCGCGCCTGCTCCATGGCCTTGTGCATGAGCTCGGAGGAAAGACCCTCGATCTTGATGTCCATCTGCAAGGCGGTGATACCGTTCTCGGTGCCGGCCACCTTGAAGTCCATGTCGCCCAGGTGGTCTTCGTCACCGAGAATGTCGGTGAGGATCGCGGTCTTGTCACCTTCCTGGATGAGGCCCATGGCCACGCCGGCCACGGCGCCGCGGATGGGAACACCCGCGTCCATCAAAGAGAGCGAACCACCGCACACGGTCGCCATGGAGGACGAGCCGTTGGACTCGGTGATCTCGGAGACGACGCGGATGGCGTAGGAGAAATCCTCGGGATCGGGCAACACGGCCTTGATCGCGCGCTCGGCCAGGGTGCCGTGACCGATCTCGCGGCGGCCCGGTCCAAGACGGAAGCTCGTCTCACCCACCGAGTAGGGCGGGAAGTTGTAGTGCAGCATGAAGCGCTTGAAGAACATGCCCTCGATCTGGTCGAGGCGCTGCTCGTCATCGCTGGTGCCCAGGGTCGCGGTCACGATCGACTGGGTCTCGCCGCGGGTGAAGAGCACCGAGCCGTGGGTGCGCGGAAGCAGGCCCACTTCGATGTTGATCGGACGCACCGTTACCAGATCACGACCGTCGATGCGCTTTCCTTCGTCGACGATGGAGCCGCGCATGCGCTTGGCCTTGAGCTCGTCGAAGTAGGCCTTGAGCGCCTTGCCCTTCTCGGCCAGCTCCTCTTCGGAATACTGGGAGAGGGCCGCCTTCTTGGCGATCTTGTAGTTCGCGTAACGCTCGATCTTGTCGGTGGTGCTGAGCGCCTTGTTGAGGCCCTCTGCGACGAGGCCCTCGAACTTGCTGCGGTCTTCGTCGGTGAGCGGATCGATCACCTCGGGCATTTCGCGCTTGGGCTTGTTCACCTTGCGGGCGAGCTCTTCCTGGGCCTCGAGCACCGGCTGGATCGCCTTGTGACCAAACTCCAGAGCGTCGAGCATGTCCTGCTCGGACACTTCCTGGGCGCCGGCCTCGACCATGACGATGGCCTTCTTCGAACCAGCCAGGAAAAGGTCGATGTCGGACTCGGCCATCTGGTCGGGAGTCGGATTGGCGATCAGCTCGCCGCCCACGCGGCCCACGCGCACGCCGGCGATGGGGCCGGCGAAGTGGATGTCGGAGACCATGAGCGCCGCCGAAGCGCCGATCATGGAAATGCCGTCGGGCTCATTCTCACCGTCGGCCGACATCACGGTCGCAATGATCTGCGTGTCGTAGTGCCAGTTGTCGGGCAGCAACGGGCGGATCGGACGGTCGATGAGGCGGCTGGTCAGGGTTTCCTTGTCCGTGGGGCGGGCCTCACGGCGGAAGAAGTTACCGGGGATCTTTCCCGTTGCGTAGAACTTTTCCTGGTAGTTGACGGTCAGGGGGATGAAGTCGGTGTCGGGCCGCACGTCGGGCATGGCCACGGCGGTGACCAGTGACATGGTGTCGCCGTAGCGAACCATCACCGCGCCGGAGGTCTGTTTGGCGATTTCGCCGGTCTCGATGGTGAGCGGGCGCCCGCCAAACTCAACAGTTACTGAATGTTTCATGTGTTCTCTCTTTTCTCTTTTCTCATCTTTATTAGAAGCAAATTTGGGTGGTGCACGGCCCGGTCGCGATTCGACGCTCAGGCGTACACACGAAGCCGGCAGCAAGTCGCCCCGTGGCGCTTGCTTGCCGGCTCGTCAGCCTCGTCTGGAACCATTCCGTCGGATGCTGCGAAGACTTCTTACTTGCGAATACCGAGCTCACCGATCAGCGAGCGATAGCGCTCGAAGTCATTCTTCTTGAGGTAATTGAGAAGCCGGCGACGCTGACCAACAAGCTTGAGCAGGCCGCGACGGCTGCTGTGGTCCTTGCTGTGGTCCTTGAAGTGTCCGGTCAGCGAGTTGATGCGCTCGGTCAGGAGAGCAACCTGCACCTCGGGCGAGCCGGTGTCGGACTCATGGGTGCGGAACTTCTCGATCAATCCACTCTTGGTTTCTTTTGCCAGTGACATTCCAGCTTATCCTTTCGGCCATTCCCGGCCGCGTGGGTATTTTGTGTTCTGAAATCGGTGGTTGGTGCTGGGCCAACGCCGACCGGCTATCCCCTCAATCAGAGGGCGCCACGAACTCAGGGCGCGCGAAGCTATCACGGCCCCGGTTCAAAGTAAAGATGTGCCGTTTTTGAAGGTTCTAAAGGGCCTGAGAACCCAGGGGGACTCTTCGA
Protein-coding regions in this window:
- the rpsO gene encoding 30S ribosomal protein S15 — protein: MSLAKETKSGLIEKFRTHESDTGSPEVQVALLTERINSLTGHFKDHSKDHSSRRGLLKLVGQRRRLLNYLKKNDFERYRSLIGELGIRK
- the pnp gene encoding polyribonucleotide nucleotidyltransferase, which encodes MKHSVTVEFGGRPLTIETGEIAKQTSGAVMVRYGDTMSLVTAVAMPDVRPDTDFIPLTVNYQEKFYATGKIPGNFFRREARPTDKETLTSRLIDRPIRPLLPDNWHYDTQIIATVMSADGENEPDGISMIGASAALMVSDIHFAGPIAGVRVGRVGGELIANPTPDQMAESDIDLFLAGSKKAIVMVEAGAQEVSEQDMLDALEFGHKAIQPVLEAQEELARKVNKPKREMPEVIDPLTDEDRSKFEGLVAEGLNKALSTTDKIERYANYKIAKKAALSQYSEEELAEKGKALKAYFDELKAKRMRGSIVDEGKRIDGRDLVTVRPINIEVGLLPRTHGSVLFTRGETQSIVTATLGTSDDEQRLDQIEGMFFKRFMLHYNFPPYSVGETSFRLGPGRREIGHGTLAERAIKAVLPDPEDFSYAIRVVSEITESNGSSSMATVCGGSLSLMDAGVPIRGAVAGVAMGLIQEGDKTAILTDILGDEDHLGDMDFKVAGTENGITALQMDIKIEGLSSELMHKAMEQAREARMHILGKMNEAISAPREDISPYAPRITTIQIPVDRIRDVIGSGGKVIKEIIAKTGCSINIQDDGSVSIASSVPENTEQAIQIIKELTREAELGMVYKGKATRIVDFGAFIELIPGLEGLLHVSEIDFGRVANPGDVIKEGDEVVVKVVEIDQQQGRIRLSRKAVLYMDPEELPFQEPVPPTEPPAEFRAKLEEDAERRASRGGDRGGDRGGRGGPRGGDRGGDRGGRGGGSRRR